The following are encoded together in the Kwoniella europaea PYCC6329 chromosome 1, complete sequence genome:
- a CDS encoding phosphoribosylamine-glycine ligase, producing MSEITSFPPPSTDLSILLLGSGGREHALAYKLSQSKRVSKIYVCPGNGGTALMGGKVSNLSIPWGAQPAFKSIIEFAQSNKIDLVVPGPEQPLVDGVEGAFKKIGIPVFGPSPQAAMLEGSKSLSKEFMFRHNIPTAQFRSFTSDQYTQAVEYIQSNPFSSGRCVIKASGLAAGKGVLIPETNEEALEALKSVMVDKEFGDAGDEVVVEEYLTGPEISVLAFSDGYTIVPMPAAQDHKRIGEGDTGPNTGGMGAYAPAPVATKEILDRVVKESLEPTIKGLREDGYPFVGMLFTGFMLTPDGPKVLEYNVRFGDPETQALMLLLDDETDLAEVMLAAVERRLDSVKLGYRDGYAVSVVLASQGYPGKYPKGVPMTINPDMPSGVHVFHAGTAIKNDTGVTDGGRVLAVCASGSTLREAVDLAYSGVDQISWEGKTYRRDIAYRALSSEPPTSSTSAPSGGLTYAAAGVSITAGNDLVEAIKPVVKATRRPGADSNIGGFGGAFDLAACGYEDPILVSGTDGVGTKLRVALDYGKHATVGIDLVAMSVNDLIVQGAEPLYFLDYYACSKLNVPVATDVITGIAEGCLQAGCALIGGETAEMPGMYHTDDYDLAGFAVGVVERKQLLPSNDIKENDVLIALSSSGPHSNGFSLIRKIVSLSGLSLTDIAPWSKGSQKVGDALLEPTKIYIKSLLPGIKGGLYKGMSHITGGGFTENIPRIFEGDLGVQLDLGSYQLPEFWKWLMKTGQVEAKEMVRTFNCGVGMVIVVDSTKVDSALQSLAENGENGWVIGKVVKGKGVRYTGLESFGQ from the exons ATGTCAGAAAtcacctctttccctcctccttccaccGACCTTtcgattctccttctcggATCAGGAGGTCGAGAACATGCCTTGGCCTATAAACTCTCTCAGTCCAAGAGAGTATCGAAGATCTACGTCTGTCCAGGTAACGGTGGGACCGCTCTAATGGGAGGAAAGGTTTCCAATCTTTCTATACCTTGGGGCGCTCAACCAGCTTtcaaatcaatcatcgaATTTGCTCAAAGCAACAAGATAGATTTAGTTGTACCTGGTCCAGAACAACCTTTGGTAGATGGAGTAGAAGGAGCATTTAAGAAAATTGGTATACCAGTATTTGGACCTTCACCTCAAGCTGCAATGTTGGAAGGATCCAAATCCTTATCTAAAGAATTCATGTTCCGACACAATATCCCTACTGCGCAATTCCGTTCATTCACCTCTGATCAATATACCCAAGCTGTCGAATACATCCAATCGAATCCTTTCTCATCTGGACGATGCGTTATCAAGGCGTCAGGCTTGGCGGCAGGTAAAGGAGTTTTGATTCCTGAGACCAACGAAGAGGCATTAGAAGCTTTAAAGAGCGTGATGGTAGATAAGGAATTTGGAGATGCGGGAGATGAAGTTGTAGTGGAAGAGTATCTTACTGGACCGGAAATCAGCGTATTGGCCTTTTCAGATGGATATACTATTGTACCTATGCCTGCTGCTCAGGATCATAAGAGgattggagaaggagatacCGGGCCGAACACTGGTGGGATGGGTGCTTATGCCCCTGCTCCCGTGGCTACCAAGGAAATCTTGGATAGAGTGGTAAAAGAGAGTTTGGAACCTACTATCAAAGGATtgagagaggatg GCTACCCATTCGTAGGAATGTTGTTCACCGGGTTCATGCTCACTCCCGATGGACCTAAAGTGTTGGAATACAATGTCAGATTCGGTGATCCAGAAACTCAAGCTCTGATGTTActtttggatgatgagactgATCTTGCTGAGGTCATGCTC GCTGCTGTGGAAAGACGACTCGATTCAGTTAAACTTGGCTACCGAGATGGATACGCTGTCTCAGTCGTCCTTGCATCTCAAGGATATCCAGGCAAATACCCTAAAGGTGTACCTATGACCATTAACCCGGATATGCCATCGG GCGTACACGTCTTCCACGCCGGTACAGCTATCAAGAACGACACCGGAGTGACCGACGGTGGACGAGTCCTTGCAGTTTGCGCATCCGGTTCGACCCTCAGAGAAGCTGTCGATCTCGCTTATTCCGGTGTCGACCAAATCTCCTGGGAAGGCAAGACCTACCGAAGAGATATAGCTTATCGAGCCCTTTCTTCTGAACCCCCCacatcttctacctctgcTCCATCAGGAGGATTGACCTATGCTGCTGCGGGAGTGTCCATCACTGCAGGAAATGACTTGGTGGAAGCTATCAAACCCGTTGTCAAGGCTACTCGACGTCCCGGTGCTGATTCGAATATcggtggatttggtgggGCATTCGATTTGGCTGCTTGCGGATACGAAGATCCAATCTTGGTTAGTGGTACCGACGGTGTGGGAACTAAACTTAGAGTTGCTTTGGATTACGGTAAACACGCTACTGTCGGTATTGACCTTGTGGCAATGTCAGTAAACGACTTGATCGTTCAAGGTGCCGAACCATTATATTTCTTGGATTATTACGCCTGTTCGAAATTGAATGTTCCAGTCGCTACCGACGTCATCACTGGAATAGCCGAGGGATGTCTTCAAGCTGGATGTGCCCTCATTGGAGGTGAGACAGCAGAAATGCCAGGAATGTACCATACAGACGATTATGATCTTGCTGGATTCGCTGTCGGTGTCGTTGAACGAAAACAACTCTTACCTTCGAACGATATTAAAGAAAATGACGTTTTGATTGCCTTATCGTCAAGTGGACCTCATTCCAATGGTTTTTCCTTGATTAGAAAGATCGTTAGTCTATCTGGATTAAGTTTGACGGATATTGCACCATGGAGTAAAGGCAGTCAGAAAGTTGGTGATGCCTTGTTAGAACCTACCAAGATATATATCAAGTCGTTGTTACCGGGTATTAAAGGTGGACTGTACAAGGGGATGTCACATATAACAGGAGGAGGATTTACCGAGAATATACCTAGGATATTCgagggtgatttgggtgTACAGTTGGATTTGGGTAGTTACCAATTACCTGAGTTTTGGAAATGGTTAATGAAGACTGGACAAGTGGAAGCTAAAGAGATGGTAAGAACGTTCAACTGCGGTGTGGGTATGGTCATCGTTGTAGATTCTACCAAAGTCGACTCAGCTCTTCAGAGTTTAGCTGAGAACGGTGAGAACGGATGGGTCATTGGGAAAGTAGTTAAAGGGAAGGGTGTTAGATATACCGGATTGGAGAGTTTCGGTCAGTAA
- a CDS encoding glycine cleavage system H protein has translation MISLRLARPASSILRTALAPRTKAMSFSAVRFISTRYTTDHEWVSFDPNSNIGTVGITDYAQKALGDVVFVELPGQGAEVAQGDSIGAVESVKAASDIYAPVSGVIEEINETLADQPGLLNKAPEGNGWLAKIKLSDPSEFEALLNAEAYKAHCEGQ, from the exons ATGATCTCCCTCCGTCTCGCTCGACCAGCTTCCTCAATCCTCAGAACCGCCCTTGCTCCTAGGACCAAGGCAATGAGCTTCTCAGCCGTGAGGTTCATCTCTA CTCGATACACCACGGACCACGAATGGGTGTCATTTGACCCAAACTCTAACATCGGTACAGTCGGTATTACAGATTACGCTCAGAAGGCTTTAGGAGATGTTGTCTTTGTTGAATTGCCTGGACAAGGTGCAGAGGTCGCTCAGGGTG ATTCTATCGGTGCCGTCGAATCTGTCAAAGCAGCTTCAGATATCTACGCACCCGTATCAGGTGtgattgaagagatcaatgagACTTTGGCGGATCAACCTGGATTGTTGAACAAGGCTCCTGAAGGTAATG GATGGCTCGCCAAGATCAAACTTTCCGACCCATCCGAATTCGAAGCTCTCTTGAATGCTGAAGCTTACAAGGCCCACTGTGAAGGCCAATAA